A genomic window from Haladaptatus caseinilyticus includes:
- a CDS encoding competence/damage-inducible protein A produces the protein MQIALITVGDEILSGDTVNTNAAWLGKQLTERGVSVERVLVVPDRVADIARVVNESLADHDAVIVTGGLGPTHDDMTMEGVAAAVGVPVEENTDAVEWIEAHSDYSNADLVSGTTHLPKGSRMLPNEVGVAPGAEIEGIYVLPGVPEEMKAMFERVADEFDGGPHFREDVPADEPESALIDRFEELQERFDVKVGSYPGDHVRVTIEGTDEDEVQRAADWLRDRVERPE, from the coding sequence ATGCAAATCGCGCTGATTACCGTTGGAGACGAAATCCTCTCCGGCGATACGGTCAACACGAACGCGGCGTGGTTGGGGAAGCAACTGACCGAACGCGGCGTCTCGGTGGAGCGAGTGCTCGTCGTTCCTGACCGCGTCGCCGATATCGCCCGCGTCGTTAACGAATCGCTCGCCGACCACGATGCCGTCATCGTCACGGGTGGACTCGGCCCGACACACGACGATATGACGATGGAAGGTGTCGCCGCCGCAGTCGGTGTTCCGGTAGAAGAGAACACGGATGCAGTCGAGTGGATAGAGGCGCATTCCGACTACTCGAATGCGGACCTCGTTTCGGGGACCACCCATCTCCCGAAAGGGTCGCGAATGCTTCCGAACGAGGTCGGTGTTGCCCCTGGGGCGGAAATCGAGGGCATCTACGTTCTGCCGGGCGTACCTGAAGAAATGAAGGCGATGTTCGAGCGTGTGGCAGACGAATTCGACGGCGGACCGCATTTCAGGGAGGACGTCCCGGCGGACGAACCGGAGAGCGCACTGATCGACCGATTCGAAGAACTGCAGGAACGGTTCGACGTGAAGGTCGGTAGCTATCCGGGCGATCACGTCCGCGTTACCATCGAAGGCACCGACGAGGACGAAGTTCAGCGGGCCGCCGACTGGCTACGCGATCGAGTGGAACGCCCCGAATAA
- a CDS encoding archaellin/type IV pilin N-terminal domain-containing protein, whose product MKENDTDDRRSDRGQVGIGTLIVFIAMVLVAAIAAGVLINTAGFLQSKAEQTGQESSVQVTDHVHVVSTMGNVTYDAGNNTHEVDYVNLTVMKGSGAGDINLSQATIEWLGPDGGRIMTMGSNATDTQFGLEAIRDEEGSLPVLVSQKDRFRIVLNTTAMTGGLQEREEFTIKIVTSSGAMTYHHSVPETLSDGHAIGL is encoded by the coding sequence ATGAAAGAAAATGACACAGACGACCGTCGTTCGGACCGAGGTCAGGTCGGTATCGGAACGCTCATCGTGTTCATCGCGATGGTGCTGGTCGCCGCGATCGCGGCGGGCGTACTCATCAACACGGCGGGGTTCCTCCAATCGAAAGCCGAACAAACCGGTCAAGAAAGTAGCGTACAAGTGACCGACCACGTACATGTGGTTAGCACGATGGGGAACGTCACCTACGATGCGGGCAACAATACGCACGAGGTGGATTACGTCAATCTCACCGTGATGAAAGGCTCCGGTGCAGGCGACATCAACCTGTCACAGGCTACCATCGAATGGCTCGGCCCGGACGGTGGACGAATCATGACGATGGGTTCGAATGCAACTGATACCCAGTTCGGTCTCGAAGCCATTCGGGACGAAGAGGGCTCCCTTCCCGTGCTCGTCAGTCAGAAGGACCGATTCAGAATCGTACTCAACACGACGGCGATGACGGGCGGTCTGCAGGAACGTGAGGAGTTCACGATCAAAATCGTCACCTCCTCTGGTGCGATGACTTACCACCATAGCGTCCCCGAGACGCTCTCGGATGGTCACGCAATCGGGCTATAA
- a CDS encoding DUF7123 family protein, with protein sequence MTEFSDEERRILEFLRESVSGGERYFRAKNIAKHLGLSSKQVGSRLPKLAETADDVDIEKWGRARSTTWRVSPS encoded by the coding sequence ATGACAGAGTTCAGCGACGAGGAACGGCGTATCCTCGAATTCCTACGCGAAAGCGTGTCTGGTGGTGAGCGCTACTTCCGCGCGAAAAATATCGCCAAACACCTCGGTCTCTCCTCCAAACAGGTAGGGTCTCGGCTCCCTAAGCTCGCCGAGACGGCCGACGACGTAGATATCGAGAAGTGGGGGCGCGCCCGTTCGACAACGTGGAGAGTCAGCCCGAGCTAA
- a CDS encoding DUF7528 family protein, which yields MSRETATELQDAVGDALTERREFFRTVGTFRDDGSYEVSRRSADSAGNAKVFQTFDAMVRLFDRLPDEFAAEEIGRTGITGSRRHLLVRHFAEHPDFACRISSRNPLTATKGDGIGNVDGTPEVGAD from the coding sequence CTGTCTCGCGAAACGGCGACGGAACTCCAAGACGCCGTCGGCGACGCTCTGACCGAACGCCGGGAGTTCTTCCGTACCGTGGGAACGTTCCGCGATGATGGAAGTTACGAAGTGTCCCGCCGGAGTGCCGACTCCGCAGGAAACGCCAAGGTGTTCCAAACCTTCGATGCGATGGTCAGGCTGTTCGACCGACTGCCAGACGAGTTTGCCGCGGAGGAAATCGGTCGAACCGGTATCACTGGGTCACGACGACATCTGTTGGTTCGCCACTTCGCGGAGCATCCCGATTTCGCGTGTCGGATTTCCTCCCGAAATCCATTGACAGCGACGAAAGGGGACGGAATCGGCAACGTGGATGGAACTCCGGAGGTGGGCGCCGACTGA
- a CDS encoding UPF0058 family protein, which translates to MKKQELIHLHGLLAEVGNHFEEKNGKPITLDEYESLGVRPTSIHKSKTDHKAAVFALSSAITTEMRATEREAVAPQAD; encoded by the coding sequence ATGAAGAAGCAGGAGCTCATCCACCTTCACGGCCTGCTTGCAGAGGTTGGCAATCATTTCGAGGAGAAAAACGGGAAACCGATTACATTGGACGAATACGAATCCCTCGGGGTACGACCAACGTCCATTCACAAATCGAAAACCGACCACAAAGCGGCTGTTTTTGCATTGTCCAGCGCGATAACGACTGAAATGCGTGCGACCGAACGCGAAGCGGTCGCACCACAAGCCGACTGA
- a CDS encoding DUF5803 family protein — protein sequence MNRRLALAFGLLAVLAVSAGCTSIFGSGNISDEQLGENATYGWNTEQNVTYNVSSNQYQAVYEMGGKTTLEIHQEESFGEHAPIEISAVQFRYPNGTVVGHEAIRVKKTKEQTIITPPQGKGQLAYTAPRQGKTFYVPTYLKDKTYEVVIPRGMRVDLFLLSDVRPGGYMTETQDGRVHVIWNEPVDGDSISVRYYLGRDKFIFGGVVGVALIVGLIGLAYFRLQIRELERKREEMGLNRDITDDDFGGGPPPGMR from the coding sequence ATGAATCGACGGCTCGCCCTCGCGTTCGGTCTGCTCGCCGTACTCGCCGTCAGCGCGGGCTGTACGTCGATATTCGGTTCGGGGAACATCAGTGACGAACAACTCGGGGAGAACGCGACGTACGGCTGGAACACAGAGCAGAACGTCACCTACAACGTGTCCAGTAATCAGTATCAGGCCGTCTACGAGATGGGGGGGAAGACGACGCTCGAAATCCATCAGGAGGAGTCGTTTGGCGAACACGCCCCCATCGAGATTTCGGCGGTGCAGTTCCGGTATCCGAACGGAACGGTCGTGGGTCACGAAGCGATTCGGGTGAAAAAGACGAAAGAGCAGACCATCATCACGCCCCCGCAGGGGAAGGGACAGTTGGCGTACACCGCCCCGCGACAAGGGAAGACGTTCTACGTCCCGACCTATCTCAAGGACAAGACCTACGAGGTCGTCATCCCGCGAGGGATGCGGGTCGATCTGTTCCTCCTGAGTGACGTGCGACCCGGAGGATATATGACCGAAACGCAGGACGGACGGGTCCACGTTATCTGGAACGAGCCGGTCGATGGGGACAGCATCTCGGTTCGCTACTATCTCGGCCGGGACAAGTTCATCTTCGGTGGCGTCGTCGGCGTCGCGCTGATCGTCGGCCTCATCGGGCTCGCGTATTTCCGACTCCAGATCCGCGAACTCGAACGCAAACGCGAAGAGATGGGACTGAACAGAGATATTACGGACGACGACTTCGGTGGCGGGCCGCCACCGGGGATGCGGTAG
- a CDS encoding LEA type 2 family protein — protein MVVGKLKTMLPLGKRGFIAVILIGALVGAGVLSGVLGAPRVAGVDNEFGNVTDERTEIRTALVVENPNPFGVRIGNTSVDYTVEMNDVAMASGNRSNLALGRGNTTLDFSTGMQNRKIPKWWTTHIRNDERTTLRIQSKVHSSLVGRSVNVPYSRTIETDIISQFNSTETRPVNASVPLVSDPVLYVNETSASWGSMTRERTPIRMQMRVYNPKSLTYTISEIGYEMTMNGIEVGSGETDRPYTIPAKSEKNIGMRTVIRNKKLDEWWVSHLNNDQKTDLKITFYANIELPSGDTVRVPLRQLTYEKRIETQIFENDSAEGALESANDTAAPETTPESGTDETTTSDGTSSSETTNDDTTPGGTTAGGTTSETTGDGTTTTDDGGLLGSMLDVDGFDRY, from the coding sequence ATGGTCGTAGGTAAACTCAAGACGATGTTACCGCTCGGAAAGCGAGGGTTTATCGCCGTGATACTCATCGGCGCGCTCGTCGGTGCTGGCGTGCTCTCCGGTGTTCTCGGTGCACCTCGTGTCGCGGGCGTTGACAACGAGTTCGGCAACGTAACGGACGAGCGGACGGAGATACGAACGGCGCTCGTCGTGGAAAACCCGAATCCCTTCGGCGTTCGAATCGGCAACACGTCGGTAGACTACACTGTCGAGATGAACGACGTAGCGATGGCGAGCGGCAATCGGTCGAACCTCGCGCTCGGCCGCGGCAACACGACGCTCGACTTCTCGACGGGGATGCAAAATCGAAAGATACCGAAGTGGTGGACAACCCATATCCGAAACGACGAACGGACGACGCTTCGGATTCAGTCGAAGGTTCACTCGTCGCTCGTGGGGCGATCCGTGAACGTCCCGTACAGTCGGACCATCGAGACTGATATCATCAGCCAGTTCAATTCGACCGAGACGCGGCCGGTAAACGCGAGCGTACCGCTCGTTTCCGATCCGGTGCTCTACGTGAACGAGACGAGCGCCAGCTGGGGGTCCATGACGCGCGAGCGGACACCGATTCGGATGCAGATGCGGGTGTACAATCCGAAATCGCTCACGTATACGATTTCTGAAATCGGTTACGAGATGACGATGAACGGAATCGAAGTTGGAAGCGGGGAAACCGACCGGCCGTACACGATTCCTGCAAAGTCGGAGAAGAATATCGGCATGCGGACAGTTATCCGGAATAAGAAGCTCGACGAATGGTGGGTGAGCCACCTCAACAACGACCAGAAGACGGACCTGAAAATCACGTTCTACGCGAACATCGAACTACCGTCGGGAGATACGGTTCGCGTCCCGCTCCGTCAGCTCACCTACGAGAAACGAATCGAGACACAAATCTTCGAAAACGACTCTGCGGAGGGAGCCTTGGAGAGCGCGAACGATACTGCGGCACCGGAAACGACTCCGGAGTCAGGGACCGACGAAACGACCACGTCGGATGGGACGTCATCGAGCGAAACGACAAACGATGATACAACGCCCGGAGGAACGACGGCCGGTGGAACCACATCCGAAACGACCGGTGACGGGACGACGACCACGGATGATGGCGGACTCCTCGGAAGCATGCTCGACGTCGATGGGTTCGATCGTTACTGA
- a CDS encoding ATP-NAD kinase family protein encodes MRIGVVVNPIAGMGGRVGLKGTDGKVAEARERGAEQRAPDRAVAALSALKERAPDAEIVTYEGEMGAEEARRSGFDPEVVGKPGGSETTAEDTRNAVRQLATEGVELILFVGGDGTAVDVAETLSELDGEIPMLGVPAGVKIYSSVFAVTPKAAGRVAAGFDRLEEREVNDIDEEAYREGEVRTELKAVARVPVAESLQSSKQLGGGTVESLADGVADEVEDGVTYVLGPGSTVGAIKTRLGFDGSPLGVDVWRDDKVLVRDASESEILSALGERNVVVVSPIGGQGFIFGRGNHQISPDVLRRSEVEVVASRTKLDGIGVLHVDTGDQEIDGSLRGWRKVRIGRFERRLLQVR; translated from the coding sequence ATGCGAATCGGCGTGGTCGTCAATCCCATCGCTGGAATGGGTGGGCGAGTCGGTCTGAAGGGAACGGATGGAAAAGTCGCGGAAGCGCGAGAACGTGGGGCGGAACAGCGCGCACCGGACAGGGCGGTTGCTGCCTTGTCCGCACTCAAAGAGCGCGCACCCGACGCGGAGATCGTGACGTACGAAGGAGAGATGGGCGCCGAGGAAGCACGACGTTCGGGGTTCGACCCGGAAGTCGTCGGCAAACCCGGCGGGAGTGAAACGACTGCGGAAGATACTCGGAACGCGGTCCGCCAACTGGCGACGGAGGGCGTCGAGTTGATTCTATTCGTTGGGGGAGATGGGACCGCCGTAGATGTCGCCGAAACGTTGTCCGAGCTCGACGGGGAAATTCCGATGCTCGGCGTCCCAGCCGGTGTGAAAATTTATTCATCCGTATTCGCAGTCACGCCGAAGGCGGCGGGCCGAGTCGCGGCAGGATTCGATCGCCTCGAGGAGCGAGAAGTGAACGATATCGACGAGGAAGCGTATCGTGAGGGTGAGGTTCGGACCGAACTGAAAGCCGTTGCCCGCGTTCCGGTGGCGGAGTCACTCCAGTCGAGCAAGCAACTCGGCGGCGGAACCGTCGAGAGCTTGGCGGATGGAGTTGCCGACGAAGTGGAAGATGGGGTTACCTACGTGCTCGGTCCGGGCAGCACGGTCGGCGCGATAAAAACTCGGCTCGGGTTCGACGGGTCACCCCTCGGCGTGGACGTGTGGCGCGACGACAAGGTCCTCGTTCGCGATGCCAGCGAGTCGGAAATCCTGTCCGCCCTCGGAGAACGAAACGTCGTCGTCGTCTCGCCGATCGGCGGGCAAGGATTCATCTTTGGGCGTGGAAACCACCAGATTTCACCCGACGTCCTTCGTCGATCCGAGGTGGAAGTCGTCGCCTCAAGAACGAAACTCGACGGAATCGGCGTCCTCCATGTCGATACCGGTGACCAAGAGATCGATGGCTCGCTCCGTGGCTGGCGAAAAGTCCGGATCGGACGGTTCGAGCGCAGACTGTTACAGGTCCGCTGA
- a CDS encoding ferritin-like domain-containing protein, whose translation MPDDTQDAVGDLGATARKQLTSRRGFLAGSAAVGAVGLTGASIVGADDHGNDGDQDGGGSGGDGGNMEEDTTDIDILNYALTLEHLEATFYAKGLEDFSDDELMQAELGCEICDEQRAKIPEQVRVVGEHEAAHVDQITNVIEQLGGDPVQEADYDFGYETPAQFLKVAKALENTGVAAYAGAAPSIKNDEILSAALSIHSVEARHAASFNALNGVSPYPNAFDEAKTMEEVTEIAGQFIVQ comes from the coding sequence CAGGACGCAGTCGGTGATCTCGGAGCAACGGCGCGGAAACAACTCACGTCCCGTCGTGGTTTCCTCGCAGGTTCGGCGGCTGTCGGAGCTGTCGGTTTGACGGGAGCGAGCATCGTCGGTGCGGACGACCACGGCAACGATGGCGACCAAGACGGCGGCGGCAGCGGCGGAGACGGAGGAAATATGGAAGAAGACACTACAGACATCGATATCCTGAACTACGCGCTAACGCTCGAACACCTCGAAGCGACCTTCTATGCGAAGGGACTGGAGGACTTCAGCGACGACGAACTCATGCAGGCAGAGCTCGGCTGTGAAATCTGTGACGAACAGCGGGCGAAGATACCGGAGCAGGTCCGCGTCGTCGGAGAACACGAAGCGGCCCACGTCGATCAGATCACGAACGTGATCGAACAACTCGGCGGCGACCCCGTCCAAGAAGCTGATTACGACTTCGGCTACGAGACGCCCGCCCAATTCCTCAAAGTCGCCAAGGCACTCGAAAACACGGGTGTTGCGGCATACGCTGGTGCGGCCCCGTCCATCAAGAACGACGAAATCCTGTCGGCGGCACTTTCCATCCACAGCGTCGAAGCGCGCCACGCGGCGTCGTTCAATGCACTCAACGGTGTTTCGCCGTATCCGAACGCGTTCGACGAGGCGAAAACGATGGAGGAAGTCACGGAGATCGCCGGACAGTTCATCGTTCAGTAA
- a CDS encoding SRPBCC family protein — MTVRVERTFELPVPPEDVWEFIADPKRRASAISVVADYDPGEGHRATWHIKLPIPFVNRTIPVETEDVTREEPRYVKFIGRSSALRVTGEHEIRSTEDGCRLANRFVVEGRVPGIERYFKKHLDEELSNLEEALREEVGVTT; from the coding sequence ATGACTGTCCGGGTAGAGCGGACGTTCGAACTTCCAGTTCCACCCGAGGACGTTTGGGAGTTCATCGCCGACCCGAAGCGCAGAGCCAGTGCAATAAGCGTCGTCGCCGATTACGACCCCGGTGAAGGTCATCGTGCGACGTGGCATATCAAACTACCAATCCCGTTCGTAAATCGAACCATTCCGGTGGAGACGGAAGACGTCACCCGTGAGGAGCCACGATACGTGAAATTCATCGGACGCTCGTCGGCACTTCGTGTCACTGGTGAGCACGAAATCCGATCGACTGAAGACGGCTGTCGTCTCGCCAATCGGTTCGTGGTTGAGGGTCGTGTTCCAGGTATCGAGCGATATTTCAAAAAACATCTCGACGAGGAGTTGTCGAACCTGGAAGAGGCCCTCCGAGAGGAGGTTGGCGTCACAACATGA
- a CDS encoding cold-shock protein encodes MAQGTVTFFNDTGGYGFIETDDADDDVFFHMEDIGGPDLEEGQEVEFDIEQADKGPRATNLQRL; translated from the coding sequence ATGGCGCAAGGTACGGTTACGTTCTTCAACGATACGGGCGGTTACGGTTTTATCGAGACTGACGACGCGGACGACGACGTATTCTTCCACATGGAGGATATCGGTGGACCGGATTTAGAGGAAGGACAGGAGGTCGAATTCGACATCGAACAGGCGGATAAAGGCCCACGCGCGACGAACCTCCAACGACTCTAA
- a CDS encoding putative manganese transporter, producing the protein MNEIFEVFLASVRDGYVQVSAFVAITVLLFGLIQYRTSGALVERLSENDRLQPLFGALMGLTPGCGGAIVMMPLYVRGTVGFGTVVATLIATAGDSAFVILALAPEAALYAYGIAFATAIISGYAIDRFGMGVGRIDDAVANISNTATDGGVVSTSRGGNPTHEYDTSCETSAARESSVLTPLSHAVHAVWWVAAGIALVLGVVYLLAGAPDVPLALGPTYAGAFTVVGVTGTATSFYIYFVGRHYLGDGHVGRARDTFATVYETLVHAAQETSFVTVWVLTAYLLYEYSVLLFNINIGEIATSVGVMAPIVGALIGLIPGCGPQIVLASVYAEGGIPFSALTANAISQDGDALFPLIAIDKKAAIVASIYTTIPALIVGIALHVLFDFGSATGFGVLG; encoded by the coding sequence ATGAACGAGATATTCGAGGTTTTTCTCGCGTCGGTCCGTGATGGGTACGTACAAGTGAGCGCATTCGTCGCGATTACCGTGCTTTTGTTTGGCCTCATCCAGTATCGGACCAGCGGTGCATTGGTCGAGCGACTTTCGGAGAACGACAGGCTACAACCGTTGTTTGGCGCACTTATGGGTCTTACGCCCGGATGTGGTGGTGCGATCGTCATGATGCCATTGTACGTCCGCGGAACGGTCGGTTTCGGAACCGTGGTCGCCACGCTCATCGCGACGGCTGGTGACTCCGCGTTCGTCATCCTCGCACTCGCACCGGAAGCCGCACTCTATGCGTACGGTATCGCCTTCGCCACCGCTATCATCTCGGGATACGCCATCGACCGTTTCGGGATGGGCGTCGGCCGTATCGACGACGCGGTAGCCAATATCAGCAACACGGCGACCGACGGTGGTGTCGTCAGCACGAGTCGTGGCGGCAACCCGACGCACGAATACGACACAAGCTGTGAGACGTCCGCCGCGCGAGAATCGTCCGTTCTAACGCCCCTCAGCCATGCAGTTCACGCCGTTTGGTGGGTGGCTGCAGGTATCGCACTCGTGTTGGGTGTCGTGTATCTACTCGCCGGTGCACCCGACGTTCCGCTAGCGCTCGGACCCACCTACGCTGGTGCGTTCACGGTCGTCGGAGTCACGGGAACGGCAACGTCGTTCTATATCTACTTCGTCGGCCGCCACTACCTCGGCGACGGCCACGTCGGTCGTGCCCGTGACACGTTTGCTACCGTCTACGAGACGCTCGTTCACGCCGCACAGGAGACGAGTTTCGTCACCGTCTGGGTACTGACAGCATATCTGCTGTACGAGTACTCCGTCCTCCTGTTCAACATCAACATCGGAGAGATCGCCACTAGCGTGGGCGTGATGGCACCTATCGTTGGCGCACTCATTGGACTGATTCCCGGATGTGGCCCGCAAATCGTCCTGGCGAGCGTGTACGCTGAGGGCGGGATCCCGTTCTCGGCGCTGACCGCAAACGCGATCAGTCAGGATGGCGACGCGCTCTTCCCGCTCATCGCTATCGACAAGAAGGCAGCAATCGTTGCATCGATTTACACGACAATTCCCGCACTCATCGTCGGTATCGCACTTCACGTGCTGTTCGACTTCGGTTCGGCGACTGGGTTCGGCGTGCTGGGATAG
- a CDS encoding DUF7525 family protein: protein MAGNQAVSTDMGVGLSVLFTLVAVAGAGLTFVTSGTETAAWGFAIAVIAGILAVSASHVYPN, encoded by the coding sequence ATGGCAGGAAATCAGGCGGTCTCGACGGATATGGGGGTTGGTCTCTCCGTGCTGTTCACGCTCGTCGCAGTCGCAGGAGCAGGGCTAACGTTCGTCACATCCGGAACCGAAACTGCGGCGTGGGGCTTCGCCATCGCCGTCATCGCCGGCATCCTCGCGGTCTCCGCGAGCCACGTCTACCCGAACTGA
- a CDS encoding phosphate signaling complex PhoU family protein, which translates to METRKVQRLGPSTLAMTLPAEWAQNHGVEKGDEVSLRISGKGSLTVLPESAHDDESEATIHTEQLDAGAVERAIVAQYVLGRRVIHVVSEDTLESSHINAVYKAETQLMGLGVIEETPDSIAIRCSVDPEDFDLDNLLERLENTGSTMRGEAVKALAHGNPDLAQRALNRERQANKIFVLLLRLIFTAHENPTLARAIGLDSGFPLIGYRSIAKNLELTADNAEDIADIVLEANGHTLEVDNGTMRRIREFTDHVDEMTALAVQAAVERDYDLTLEVRRKFHELGDRESDILSDLPEMSNHDLLQVRDVLVSLQQTAQYAMRNAEIAANLALNEESEHTTIN; encoded by the coding sequence ATGGAAACACGGAAGGTTCAGCGACTGGGACCATCGACGTTGGCGATGACCCTGCCTGCGGAATGGGCACAGAACCACGGGGTCGAAAAGGGTGATGAGGTGTCCCTCCGAATCAGCGGAAAGGGGTCGCTCACCGTCCTCCCGGAGTCGGCACACGACGACGAATCGGAGGCGACGATTCATACCGAGCAGTTGGATGCGGGGGCAGTCGAGCGGGCCATCGTTGCACAGTACGTCCTCGGACGACGAGTCATTCACGTCGTCAGCGAGGACACGCTGGAGAGCAGTCACATCAACGCAGTCTACAAAGCTGAAACGCAGTTGATGGGACTCGGTGTTATCGAGGAGACGCCCGACAGTATCGCTATTCGCTGTTCCGTCGATCCGGAGGATTTCGATTTGGACAACCTACTGGAACGGCTCGAAAACACGGGCAGCACGATGCGCGGCGAGGCGGTGAAAGCGCTGGCCCACGGGAACCCGGACCTCGCTCAACGGGCGTTGAACCGGGAGCGACAGGCGAACAAGATTTTCGTCCTCCTCCTGCGCCTCATCTTTACGGCACACGAAAACCCAACGCTCGCACGTGCGATCGGATTGGACAGCGGTTTTCCACTCATCGGCTATCGCTCGATCGCGAAGAATCTCGAACTGACTGCCGACAACGCGGAGGACATCGCGGACATCGTCCTCGAAGCGAACGGCCACACGCTCGAGGTGGACAACGGCACCATGCGCCGAATCCGGGAGTTTACCGACCACGTGGACGAAATGACAGCGCTCGCAGTCCAAGCCGCGGTCGAACGCGATTACGACCTCACCCTCGAAGTCAGACGGAAGTTCCACGAACTCGGTGATCGAGAGTCGGATATCCTCTCGGATCTCCCCGAAATGTCGAATCACGACCTTCTCCAAGTCCGGGACGTGCTCGTCAGTCTCCAACAGACTGCCCAGTACGCGATGCGAAACGCGGAAATCGCGGCGAACCTGGCGTTGAACGAGGAGAGCGAACATACGACGATAAACTGA
- a CDS encoding DUF7836 family putative zinc-binding protein, producing the protein MVETYVRLLCPECGKHWESSPDDLPTPDKQFHCPNCHATRRTSEFTRTERDLETLKQLQ; encoded by the coding sequence ATGGTGGAAACGTACGTTCGATTGCTGTGTCCGGAATGCGGAAAACACTGGGAGTCGAGTCCCGACGACTTACCGACCCCCGACAAGCAGTTCCACTGTCCGAACTGTCATGCCACACGACGAACGTCGGAATTTACGCGAACGGAGCGCGATTTGGAGACGCTCAAACAGCTTCAGTAA
- a CDS encoding carbon-nitrogen family hydrolase: MRLALAQIAIEGGDVESNRGRAASAIESAAEHDADLVALPEIFNVGYFAFDTYQRNAEALDGPTLTQISDLADEHDIAVLAGSIVEDLSLTDGERPAEEGLANTSVFFDRDGRRQAVYRKHHLFGYESAEAEMLVPGESLGIVELEGVTVGMATCYDLRFPELYRDIAEAGATLVLVPSAWPYPRVEHWQILSRARAIENQCFLATINGSGSYDDATLIGRSTVYDPWGTLLASTGDEPDMVVRDIDPKRVEQVRKSFPAWHDKRR; encoded by the coding sequence ATGAGACTCGCACTCGCACAAATCGCTATCGAGGGCGGGGACGTCGAGTCGAATCGCGGACGCGCCGCTTCGGCCATCGAATCAGCGGCTGAGCACGACGCTGACCTCGTTGCACTCCCCGAAATTTTCAACGTCGGCTATTTCGCGTTCGACACCTATCAACGGAACGCGGAGGCACTCGACGGGCCGACGCTCACACAAATTAGCGACCTCGCGGACGAACACGACATCGCAGTTCTCGCGGGAAGCATCGTCGAAGATCTATCGCTGACGGACGGCGAGCGACCTGCTGAAGAAGGGCTTGCAAACACGTCGGTCTTCTTCGACCGCGATGGTCGCAGACAGGCGGTATATCGAAAACACCATCTATTCGGCTACGAGTCCGCCGAAGCGGAGATGCTCGTCCCCGGCGAATCGCTCGGCATTGTCGAGCTCGAGGGCGTGACTGTGGGAATGGCGACCTGTTATGATCTACGCTTTCCCGAACTCTACCGGGATATCGCCGAAGCGGGCGCGACGCTCGTGCTCGTTCCGAGTGCGTGGCCGTATCCCCGCGTCGAGCACTGGCAGATACTTTCACGCGCACGGGCAATCGAGAATCAGTGCTTCCTCGCTACGATCAACGGTTCCGGCTCGTACGACGATGCGACCCTAATCGGACGCTCCACCGTGTACGACCCGTGGGGGACTCTGCTCGCGAGCACGGGTGACGAACCGGATATGGTCGTCCGGGATATCGACCCGAAACGCGTAGAGCAGGTCCGAAAATCGTTCCCAGCGTGGCACGACAAGCGACGCTAG